Part of the Lolium rigidum isolate FL_2022 unplaced genomic scaffold, APGP_CSIRO_Lrig_0.1 contig_30023_1, whole genome shotgun sequence genome, aatccggcgcgatttgggcgacgcggctggagatgctctagtaTCCTTTTTTGCCTATTGTGATCCTTACATACTGTCTCACCTACCGCCTCCACATGTGCTGTTTCTTTTACCGGGCCTGCTCTGTCTTTTCACACCGTCCCGGATTTTTTTATAGAAAACCTGAAAATAGaaaaatctactccctccgtcctatggAAAGTGTCGGACCCGCTGTATAAATGTAATTTTACAAAACGCCCCCTTAAAATAACAATTCTTCTCCAATCAAGTCCTTCCACCTTCAAATCAAAATCGCGTCTGTTCCGAAGACGACGAGGCCATCCCTGGCCGTCCCCGGCCGTCCTCCGCCCTCCGTCGTCACCTCTCGCCGTCCGCAGCTCCCTCCGCTCGACTAGGAgctccacttcctcctcctctcctccactcgACCAGGAGCTCCGCCGGTGGGGCGCACAGGAGGagctccgcctccgcttcctcctcctctcctccgctCCACCAGGAGCTCCGCCGGTGGGGCGCATAGGAGGAGCTccgcctcctcttcatcctcatccGCTCCAGGCAGAGCTCTGTCTCGCCGAGAGGTTCTGCTGCTGCTCACGATCTCCCTGTGGCGCTTGTTGTGGCCACGATCTCCCTGCGGCGCTGCGTTGCTGGTCCTGCGTTGCgccgctgctcctccgctgcACTGCTGCTCCTATGCTCCCTGGACAAGAACGTCGTCCTCCCATGAACAAGCTCGCCGTCCTCGTCGCTGAACTGTTACCTGAAGAAGATATTGCAGTTCGAACTTCGGTTTCAATTCAAATTTCATAAGATGCTACCATGCCCTTGCTCAGGCTGGAGCTTCATTCAGAGAAGGAATTCTTGGCCACATCTAGTCGTGTACCCACTACCCAGAATGAAATTACTAGCTAGGTGCCAAAAGATGAAAAAGTGTAGCTTGTCAAGATGAAGCAGAAGAGGATTTACCTCCTGGTGTGCAGACCGGCGAGTGCGGTCGGTTTGTCGCGTAAGCCGCATCTTCTTCAGCACATACCTGCAGGAGAAACAGAGCTCCATACCATCAGAATGTGCTAGTGAGCTTCACTTCTTCTCCACCTTGTGCCTCACCAACAGAGCGGAGCCAAATGCTCCTTTCCCAATCTGCTACAAAACCTCATACTGATCCATCGTTGTAGAGTTTGCAGCTCACACGCAGCAAGATATGTTTTGTTTTACTTAACTGTCCTGGAGGGTAATAAAAAGGAAGAAAACTAATCAGTACTTCTGACAAAGAAATGGTGAAGAATGTGGAACAGCAAGTGCATTGAAGTAGCCAGTGACTCTTGGCCAAGAGAGTGAACAAAGCAGTATTATTTTCAGAAGGGGAAAACCGTGAGCTCACCACATGAGAACATAAGAAAACCGTGAGTTCACCACATGATCACTTCACCAGACCGGAATGTCAGCATAGTTTCAGTTGGTTCAGTACCAAATATTCCTCTCTCTTTAAGGTTTCCAGAGATCCTCTGAGTATGGGTGGCATCCATCCACTAAAATACTGCCAAAAGAAACTATGCATGTAAGAAAGCAGGCTACGTTCATCAGTAGAACAAGTAACCAATCTAATGAGGAAGACCACGTACATCAGCTGGTTCAGATAGACTGGCCACTGTAACCTATATCCAATAGTAACTTAATTCTAATTACAAGCATAAAAGAGCTAGGAATTTTCCCCCTTTGCATCATGCTGAAAATCCTTGCAAATAACAAAATAAAACTGTATACACAGGTGTAATAATCACTACAACCTTAAGCAAAGGTATAAGCAGTTCCATAACCACTGATCGAAATTCTGAAGAAACTCTAAATTTCCACACCACGTGATCAGACAGACCCACTCAACCGCATCCAACCCATCCAATCCCCATGAACAAATCCAATACTAGTAGCTTCTTATCGACTATAGTAAGCAACACGTCCCGGATCAACAAGCGTGGGTAGGAGATTGAGGCGCTCACCAGATGGCTGGCCAGGATTGCGCCCTTCTTGAGGAGGAACTTCATGGTCGGGATCGAGGTGCGGATGCGGGTGTCGCAACTTAGCAGGCCTCCTCGCCGGCACTCTCCTCCACTCCCCTGAAGAAGGAGCAGTACCTCAAGCGGGGAAGGGGGCCGATGGCCGCTGCTGCTAGTGAAGTTGAGGTCGCTCCCGTGCATCGGTGGCGACGGTGAAGAACGAGGATTGCGACCTGGGGCTTCTCCTCGCCGTCAGGGAGCACATCGAGCAGCGCTGCTCCCAGATCCATCAAGGTGGCGTGGGAAAGCAAGAGTGTGGCGGTGTATTGGACAGCAAAATCGAACCTTGGGCAGAAAAATCCAAGCTTCGTAGCGCGGGGTAACTAGACGGCGGAAGGGAGCGGCGCGGGGGAGCTAGACGGCCGAGGGGACCAGCGAAGGCGAGCCATATGGCGGCGCTAGACGGCGGAAGAGGAGCAGCGCCGGAGATCTGCGGGCGTGCGAGCGGGGATGCAGCGTGCGAACGGGGCGAGCAGAGCGAGGAAGAAGACAGGAACTGCGCTGTTTGTCGGGAGTTCCTCGAGGGGCTTTCTGCAAAACGGCACGTCCGACACTATccgcgggacggagggagtagtaccagTTGAAAATAGAGAGAAGAGAAAATCGTAAAAACTAGCCCAGAAggctagaagaagaagaaaaaagacctGTGACAAAACTGTGTTGTGTGTTGTGTTGGCACGCGTCGTATCGCGCCAGCAGTGCTCGGCAACAACCAGCATTACTGCATCGCAGCAGCCCAGAGTGTGCTAGAAGCCTAGAACTCCTCTCGTCTTGCTTGACTTTCTATGGCGATCCAGTCCACGCACGCATCAACACCGTACGACAGCGACCCCGAGCAGAGCCGAGGCGCCCCGCCTCATCTCACCTCTTTCTTCTTTGATCGAGCTTGCTCGCCGTGCAGGCAAGCTcctctctgaatcggacgaacaTTCAGTTTCGTCCTTGAATCGGTTCCCTGCGCCCGATTTCTTCGTATCCGGCAGAGGATTAGCTTCCATCAGGCCATAGGCAGCCAAATGGGGAGGTATTTCCCAGCGGTGGCCGCGGCTATGGTGGTGTTCTTGCTGCTGTCTACGGCTTCACATGGAGGACGGATAGGTATTTTTCGGTTTTGCTACATCACCTCGCATTTGTACTAGATGGATACCTGAATTTGGTTTCAGGTGGCACCATCTGTCATATAGACCTCTTTGATGATATACTGGTGTCCAGTAAAGATGAAATGTCTGCCCTTCTTACTGAAATCCCAAAACTGTTTTTTGTTGGTGATTAGTATTTCTCATTGATTTCATATCTCAGCAACCTTACCAACCAAATGCTCTAATTATCACAGAACCCAATATCAAGAACAGCGAGCAGTCTTTTGTTTTTAACTATACTCTGGCCAAGGCTATCGTGGAATATGCCTCAGCTGTAAGTTACTTTCTCCACATTTTTCTCAGTGTGCCATGAGTTCTAGGTCCCTGTCTAGTGTCTAGCTGTATTATTGTTCGCACATTGCAAATGCTTAGTTCAATGGTAGAATCCCTTTCACTTCGAAAGCTCTTAGATATTGTTAAGCCAAAATTAAGGTTCCCTGAAATTTTCTCATTCGAAGGTGTATATGACGGACCTAACAGCTATGTACACATGGACATGCTCAAGATGCAACGACTTGACTCAAGTAAGATATCTAAGAAATACAGTGTGTAGTGTACTGATCGTGTTTCTTCTATTTGTTGTTTTATTTTGAAGTGCAGTTAACACGAATTTCTCACTGACTGTGTTGTGGGTACCTATTTTGGAAACAGGGCTTTGAGGTTAGATGTATAATTGTGGATGTCGAGAACTGCTTGCAGGTCTGTATGCCACCAGGTTACTAACTTTGCAGATAGCAGTTCCTAGCGCTTTTCCTACAAGTTTTATTATAAGGACTAAAATGTTCATGCGATTAAATAATGTGACAGGCCTTCATCGGTGTTGATCGTAACCTCAATGCTATTATCGTTGCAATCAGGGGAACTCAGGAGAACAGGTTTGGGGATATTTTGGCATAGACTTACTGCTCTTGCATGCTGGTTTTTGTGAAGCTATGAACTTTATTTATATCCCTATCTGTTGACTCCTAAATTATCTCATTCAGTGTGCAGAACTGGATTGAGGACCTGGTATGGAAGCAGGTTTATCTAAACTATCCAAACATGCCCGATGCAAAGGTCTTTGGCATAAACTTGATATATTTACACTCATATTTTATAAGAGTGGGATATGCTCTTGTATTTTATTTTCTGATGAGATTTATGTTCTGGTTAAAGGTTCACACTGGATTTTACTCTGCTTACAATAATACGCTTTTACGTCCAGTCATCACAAATGCTGTTCGCAAGGCAAGGAAATTATACGGAGATATGAGCATAATAGTTACAGGGCATTCAATGGGAGGAGCTATGGCTTCTTTTTGTGCACTTGATCTTGCTGTAAGTGCCCCCGTGATTATGTTCATGGCATAAAGCCCGCCTTTTAATGGACAAGGAAATAGTACTACCTTTCAACATTAAATACTTTTGTGTTTGCTTATTCATGTTCTCTGAAATTCCCCCCTCATTGCAGATTAGCCTTGGAAGTGACGATGTTCATCTCATGACTTTTGGGCAACCGCGTATTGGCAATGCTGTTTTTGCCTCCTACTTCGCAAAAATTGTACCCAACACGATCCGTGTGACGCATGAACATGATATTGTCCCTCATTTGCCACCTTATTTCTCCTTCCTTCGAGACCTAACGTACCACCATTTCCCTAGAGAGGTATGCTCCTGCATAAACCTAGAAACTACTGCTAATCTTTGTCAAAACTCCCCGCATAATCAAAAAATCTTTCTCAAAACTGTCCCATTGTTATGGTTGTtgctgttgtgaagtgtataaagtagattgcctaaccctttccatcagttcggacgttTGGtttaagtggctagtgcatgaagcttaacatggtatcagagccctaggtctcgagttcaaatcctggctttcacatggtttttgcaattaagcctaaaaattgctgttgttcatggttttcgcaattaagcctaaaaattgctgttgtccccctctttagccaccgctgatgccctgtttcggtgtgctcttcttctttcacgtgttgactttctcttctcccgtcacacgcgagtgggggtgttgtgaagtgtataaagtagattgcctaaccctttccatcagttcggacttttggttcaagtggctagtgcatgaagcttaacagttgCTTTATATTAAACCAAATGCAATCTAGATAATTTTACATGCACGCAGTTAACAGAGTTCAGCCTAACATGTGGTCCTCCCAAAGTGATATAAACAATACATGTGAACATCAGTCACCATGCATTACTATTATGAAATGCAGTAGTTTCCCATCCTATTCTGTCTGTTTTACTAAAAAGAATATGTATTCATTTCTTAAACATCTTGTTCTAAATTGAGTTTGGGAATATTTCGTACTATAAATATGCCTACATCTTGaatcaacatccaatgttcattcaAAAACTTCAGGTGTGGGAACATACTGTTGATGGCAACACAACCTTCCAAGTCTGTGATGAGAGTGGAGAAGATCCGGATTGCTGCAGGTGGGAGCCCGTTCAGCTATCGGGTAGCTTCAATTTGGTTAAATTGTCGTATCTCCTGTTCCATTTCCTAATACCTACTTGGCTGCTTCGTTGTGTCTGCATTTGCAGGAGCGTGTTTGCGTTGTTCCTGAGCGCTTCAGACCATCTGACCTACATGGGTGTCGATATGGGAGCAGACGACTGGAGCACCTGCAGGATCGTCATGGCCCATAGTGTTGAGCAACTCCGATCGTATCTCACGAGCAATATTATCATGTCGAAGAACCCTGTCGATGTCATCTTTGTGGATCATAGTGTCCAGATTGATCTAAGCACTTCCAGCTAGTTACTATTCACACACACAAGCTGCTGTACAGAGTTGCCAGCATAGCTTCATTCTTTTCTTGCTACGTTAGTCGATAGATATGTGGTTCTTTAATTTGGGGCCTGATGCAGAGAGATGTGCAGAGCCTTCAAGTGTGACCTCTTTGGTTCATAGGAAACGTAGGATATGTCGTGGATGCTGAATTCTACAGAAATTAAAAACGCTAGAATCTGTAATATAAAATGTATAGTTCGTGGATGTTGAATTCTACGTAAAACTGAAAATTCAAGAATCTGTGCGGAGTAATATAAAATTTATAGTTGTCAGATTGCTTGTATGTTATAGCTTATATAGCACCTTAGCTACGAGATGAATACAACTTTGCAGATTGGTTCTTCTTCTAAGTATCCGGTGGAGCCATCGGATGCTAGTGAGGACCAGATCCCACTAGTACTTCACACCGGGAACAGCTAGGCTTTGCTGAAATTGTATTTGTGGTTACACTGTATCCTTTGCTGAAATTGTATTTGTGGTTACACAGTATCCTTTGGATTTATCCCCTTTCCGGGAAGACCATCTCACTGTCTCAGCAGTGTGCGATTTCTAAAAACATGCAATAGGAATTCTAGCCCATGGTACCACCACAGCCCCTTTGATTCCGCATCTGGCAAGCGCCAAGCAGGTGGCACCGTCAGCAGGTAGGCTGACAGAGCTGGAGCAGATTCAGAAGGCGTGTAGTAGCAGAGCAGTGGAGGTGTGTAACCAAACATGGAGAACTCCTCCTTACCCTGCCTCTGCTTGGGTGGGAGGAATAAGAAGACACCGCCGGCACCGGCAACGGAATCAGCTATACACGGCGTCGCTGCATTCAGCTTCAAGGAGTTatcggcagcgacgaggaagttCAGAAAGGACTACCTCATAGGCAAGGAGAAGGGTCTCTACAAGGCGTATCTTAAAAGTGTGAACCAGGTACGGTGATGATCTATGGAGTCTATCTAACTCTTTGTTTGTCACTTCATATCTTGATCTCTTTTCTGGTACCCTCTTGCGTCGACTGAACCGCGCTACACTAGTAGTAGAAACCCCCCTTCCCAGTTGTACACTTGTACGTGATCGTCCACAGTTGTCCTCCTTCTCCCAGAAAAtcggatcccgccgccgccgttgtcCTCCTCCCAGCGTGCCCCATTTAGTTGCCTCCTCGCCCGACGCTCCCACCGCCTCTCCGATCCTCCACCCCGACTCGCCGGGCTCCACTTCCCCTTCCGCCCAGTCCCCGTGTGAACAGAGAGTTCAATTGATGCAAATATCAAGTGGTAGATGATCTGTGGGAATGATTCATTGCCATAGTATGTGAGAAGGCAATGCTTCGTCCTTTTGGTTATACAATTTTATTTTCCCCACAATTAGCATATCTACTACTGCATCATATAGGGATGTGATTTAGTGAAGCCCAGTATGTTTAAGATTACATCATACATGCAGAACTTAGGTTTTTGCAGGTCACCAGTTTTGGAAACACACTTAAGAAATGTTTGAGGCCAAACTTACAGTCGGCTTAAGATGGGCTGCTGGTAGAATTCGTATGTTTAACTTAGGAAAAGTAAGCAAGGGGAGTTTTCCTGATTCTAACTACAACTGAACGAGGCTGTTAGAGATTCTTATCTGAACAATATTTGGTCAATATCATCTTGATATCTCATTATCACTTCTAGATTTGTATTTTGATCTCCTAGGTTCAACATGATCACTTGGTAGATACCTCTGTTAGATACTGCCACTTTGGATTGCAAGTGTAGATGCTCTTGAttatattactccctccatctaaaTATAGGTGTATCTCTAACTAAAATACATCTAGACGCATCCGTATTTAGACAAAAATGAGACACATATTTTTAGAGGAGGGTGtacttttttttttccattttctaaCATGCTATATTTTCTATACGGTTGACTAAAGTTAAGC contains:
- the LOC124680862 gene encoding lipase-like codes for the protein MGRYFPAVAAAMVVFLLLSTASHGGRIEPNIKNSEQSFVFNYTLAKAIVEYASAVYMTDLTAMYTWTCSRCNDLTQGFEVRCIIVDVENCLQAFIGVDRNLNAIIVAIRGTQENSVQNWIEDLVWKQVYLNYPNMPDAKVHTGFYSAYNNTLLRPVITNAVRKARKLYGDMSIIVTGHSMGGAMASFCALDLAISLGSDDVHLMTFGQPRIGNAVFASYFAKIVPNTIRVTHEHDIVPHLPPYFSFLRDLTYHHFPREVWEHTVDGNTTFQVCDESGEDPDCCRSVFALFLSASDHLTYMGVDMGADDWSTCRIVMAHSVEQLRSYLTSNIIMSKNPVDVIFVDHSVQIDLSTSS